Proteins from a genomic interval of Pseudophryne corroboree isolate aPseCor3 chromosome 4, aPseCor3.hap2, whole genome shotgun sequence:
- the LOC134911118 gene encoding uncharacterized protein LOC134911118, with translation MQTTRFYGSAKTHPSVAPKLAAVVPQKKKKTAKAAQKENVVKPRKNAKAKNNTFELICGVAYDVIVPSPADHSVQPMNLEIPVLEDVTNTLHQEASFLDHVATPGQEDMTHSPRRRLHFTDVNTKVQDCQCTCPVLLKELLSKVTNMESEVGGQVNQLQTDVAGLKEGIKEQMVEAMKKVIEQTREEWQVGVCRTIIATHHQAVQVSGLDDRGLEDRRGGLEDRRGGLEDRSGLDEVSGMDDHRGGLEDRRGGLEDRRGGLDDRRGGLDDRRGGLGDRSSGLDEVSDLDDRRGGLEDRRGGLEDRRGGLDDRRGGLEDRRGGLEDRRGGLDDRRGGLDDRRGGLGDRSSGLDEVSDLDDRRGGLEDRRRDLEDRRGLDHSSGLDEVSDLGERRGGLEDRRGGLEDRRGGLEDRRGGLEDRRGGLEDRRGGLDHSSGLDEVSDLDDRRGGLEDRRGGLEDRRGGLEDRRGGLEDRRGGLEDRRGGLDHSSGLDEVSDLDDRRGGLEDRRRDLEDRRGLDHSSGLDEVSDLGERRGGLEDRRGGLEDRRGGLDDRRGGLEDRRGGLEDRRGGLEDRRGGLEDRRGGPQRRPGGPQRRPGGPQRRPGPQQRTGRSQRLGRPQWRPGGPQKRPGGPQKRPGGPQRRPGGPQRRPGGPQRRPGGPQRRPGGPQRRPGGPQRRPGRPQRAGRPQRPGFKCAVARNTNDDQHTCSQATSQYIRRLSEQYCPGCHLNFPGRPSVQSFKWTYSEICIFSVPAPCTVRQILDVGQSCEL, from the coding sequence atgcagactaccagattttacgggagtgccaaaacccacccatcagtggcaccgaaacttgctgcagtagtcccacaaaagaagaagaaaactgccaaggcggctcagaaagaaaatgtggtgaaaccacgaaaaaatgccaaggcaaagaataatacgtttgagctgatatgtggtgtggcatatgatgtaattgttccatctcctgcagatcacagtgttcagccaatgaatctggaaataccggtgctagaggacgtgacaaacacgctgcatcaggaagcttcttttttggaccatgtagccacccctggacaagaagacatgacacattcaccacgaagaaggttgcatttcacagatgtgaacaccaaagtgcaggactgccagtgtacctgtcctgttttactaaaggagctactcagtaaggtgaccaatatggagtcagaagttggtggacaggtcaatcagctgcagaccgatgtggctggccttaaagaaggcataaaggaacagatggtagaagccatgaagaaagtcattgaacaaacgagggaagaatggcaagttggagtttgccgcaccatcattgcaacacaccaccaagcggttcaagtcagcggcctggacgaccgaggcctggaggaccgcagaggaggcctggaggaccgcagaggaggcctggaggaccgcagcggactggacgaagtcagcggcatggacgaccacagaggaggcctggaggaccgcagaggaggcctggaggaccgcagaggaggcctggacgaccgcagaggaggcctggacgaccgtagaggaggcctgggggaccgcagcagcggactggacgaagtcagcgacttggacgaccgcagaggaggcctggaggaccgcagaggaggcctggaggaccgcagaggaggcctggacgaccgcagaggaggcctggaggaccgcagaggaggcctggaggaccgcagaggaggcctggacgaccgcagaggaggcctggacgaccgtagaggaggcctgggggaccgcagcagcggactggacgaagtcagcgacttggacgaccgcagaggaggcctggaggaccgcagaagagacctggaggaccgcagaggcctggaccacagcagcggactggacgaagtcagcgacttgggcgaacgcagaggaggcctggaggaccgcagaggaggcctggaggaccgcagaggaggcctggaggaccgcagaggaggcctggaggaccgcagaggaggcctggaggaccgcagaggaggcctggaccacagcagcggactggacgaagtcagcgacttggacgaccgcagaggaggcctggaggaccgcagaggaggcctggaggaccgcagaggaggcctggaggaccgcagaggaggcctggaggaccgcagaggaggcctggaggaccgcagaggaggcctggaccacagcagcggactggacgaagtcagcgacttggacgaccgcagaggaggcctggaggaccgcagaagagacctggaggaccgcagaggcctggaccacagcagcggactggacgaagtcagcgacttgggcgaacgcagaggaggcctggaggaccgcagaggaggcctggaggaccgcagaggaggcctggacgaccgcagaggaggcctggaggaccgcagaggaggcctggaggaccgcagaggaggcctggaggaccgcagaggaggcctggaggaccgcagaggaggaccgcagaggaggcctggaggaccgcagaggaggcctggaggaccgcagaggaggcctggaccacagcagcggactggacgaagtcagcgacttggacgaccgcagtggaggcctggaggaccgcagaagagacctggaggaccgcagaagagacctggaggaccgcagaggaggcctggaggaccgcagaggaggcctggaggaccgcagaggaggcctggaggaccgcagaggaggcctggaggaccgcagaggaggcctggaggaccgcagaggaggcctggacgaccgcagagggctggacgaccgcagaggcctggattcaagtgtgctgttgccaggaacaccaatgatgaccagcacacctgctcacaggccacttcgcaatacattcggaggctctctgaacaatattgccctggctgtcatctcaacttccctggacgaccatctgtacagagcttcaaatggacatattcagaaatatgcatattctctgttccagcaccatgtacggtacgacaaatacttgacgtgggccaatcgtgtgaactttga